CTATGATTCGTCAGGTATATCAAAATATTCAGGAGAAACGCCTTGAAAAAAACTTTACTCAAGAATACATGGCAGATCAATTATCCATCTCACAGACGCACTATAGTAAAATTGAAAGAGGCATAAAAAATATTACATTAGAGCGCTTTATTAAAATTGGAGAAATTTTAGAGGTGGACCCTAAAGACCTCTTTGACCCTCTCTCCTTTGATTGATTAAAACTTAAAACTGCATAAAAATAAAGCCCGATAGTTACTCACTATCGGGCTTTATTATAAAAAAATTATTTTTTTACTTTTTTGGATTTCTTTTTAGACTTCGCTTTTTTCTTGGCTTTGGCTACCTTATTTGCTTTTGCCTTTTTCTTAGCTTTATCTTTTTTAGTTTTTTCTTTATCTTTCTTTTTCTTCGCTTTGGCTTTAGCCTTTTCTTTTTCTTTTTTCGCTAATACTTTTTTCTTGGCTTTGTTTTTCTCTTTTTTCGCTTTTTCTTTGTCTTTATCTTTTACTTTCATCTTTTTGATTTTTTTATCTTTTGTTTTGTGTCCTGATTCCAGTGATGCTTCCAGATTCTTTTCTTTTTCCGCTACTGTCGCTTCATGTGCTGGAACTTCTGCAATAGCTTCTTCTGCCTTTGGTACTTTTGTTACTGGCTTCCGAATACGACTTGCTGGCTTTGCTGTTGCTGGTTTTGGAGCCGTTGCCGGTTTTGGCGTTGCTGTAGTTTTTGAAGCTGCAGTCCTGGTTCTCGTCCTTGGTGCAGGCGGTGCTTTTTCAACCGGAGCTGGTGTAGCTGCTGCAGTTTGTTCCACATTTTCCTGTGTAACAACAGCTTCCGTCTCTGAAGCATTGTTTTCGGGTTTATTCTGATTTTCTCTTGCCATACATTTCCTGATTGTTAATTAGATGTAAATTTAACGTTAGCAACGCTTTTATCAAAAATAGGGAATTAATCAATACGCCAATGTTAAGCTTTTTTCACATTACTGTTGAGAATTTATTAATAACCTTACCCACTTAAACTTCAAAAAAACCACCACATTACTTCCGAATTAATAGTATCAAAGAAAAAAGCATTCCCAGTAGGGTCGTTATTCCTTTCGCAGATTTATTATATTTGGCATGCTATCGTCCCTGTATTGCACTACCGAAGGCAAATTGAAAATTTAAACATAACATTCAACAGTAATTCCGCTATCATGAATACTCCCGGTATACCAGCACTTCTTGCCGAAATCTATGAACGTATATTCCGCCCAATGGGTTTTGGAATGGAGGACCTGGAAAGCCATACAGAAAGCTTAGCATACGACGCCTGCTCCTTTACAGTACATAAGGTTCCGGTGGTCTTTCGAAAAGCTAAAATTACGCCTACCAAAATCGGGCAGTTCGTTACCTTATGGAAAAGAAGCACCGCAGGCCCTATTGCACCATATGCTATTACTGATGCAGCAGCACTGTTTATCATTGCCACAAAAACGGAACATCGCCTGGGCATATTCCTGTTTCCAAAAGCTGTGCTTGCCCGGCAGGGAGTTGTCACCACTGGTACCAAGGAAGGAAAACGTGCCCTGCGGGTATATCCACCGTGGGATAGTGTAACAAGCAAACAAGCTCAAAAAACACAACAATGGCAGCTGGATTATTTTGTAGAAATCCCAGCAGTCAACACAATTGACCTCGAAAGAATACAGGAGTTATTCCAGGATTTAATGTAGGGATGAAGAAGTGCAGTCCTATTTTTGTTTGGGACTAAAAAACGGCATGGTATCGAATCGTTTTGTAAAGGCAAGCATTAGGGTACCCGAAGACAATTCTATCGCAGAATCTTTACCCAAAGAAGGATAAACGGAATTATTATGATAATTAAGTGCTAAAGCCCATTTCTCATGATTGTAGCCAAAGGCAAACCGAAAAAAAGATGTGGGATAAGCCTGCCACTTGCGTCCTTCATCGGTGCGTTCATGGGAAAAATTGGCACCTATCGTACCTGATCCCGATAAAAACCAATGTTGTCCTATGGCCCAGGTGTAGGCATAGCCACCGCTTATTCCAAACTGGAAATTATCCAGTTCTACTTTTTCGGAACGCAGGACATTTTCTCCCGATTCGATTCGATTCATATACATCCCGCCACCAAGCGTAAAACTTCCGGCAGAATGCTTTTGCCTTTCATTCTGATTAAAGGCCGCTTTATGTGAGAATTTCTTCCCGTTAAAGACATATTGTCCATGGAGCCCATATTGCCGTGCTTTAAGATCAGGGTATAAGGTAATTTGTTGGTTTTCACCTTCCACATAAAATCCTCTGTAGCGTTGGATAAATACATCAAAAATAAATTTCCGCCCGTAATGATGGAGTTGGAAGTCAAATGATTTTGTTTTCCCCATATCCTTATCCAATAAAAAATTAAGCCCATAGCCATAAGCAAAATTAAATGCGGTGTTGTTAATGGAAAATCCTGCACCGATTTTTGTCGGAGTATTGGGTCTGTAGCTTGTACTTTTCTCCCCTTCATCACTGGTCAATGTGAGATAATTGCGTTCTATGTATAACGTTGCCGAGAGCTTTTGATCATAAAAACCAATATAGGTACTGTCTACCTCCTGCGCTTTAGAAACTTGCCCTGTAAGGATGAAACATAAAAATACAATCGATAAATAAACGGAGCGGGTCATAGCTTTAGTAAGGAAATTGAAAGATACTATTTTTACAACGATCAGTATCCTCAAAAATTGTAGGAATAGTGCAAAAAAACACTAATCAGAACCCATTATTGGGATCCCGGTTTAATACGAATTAATGTGGTTGATGAGATCGCATAATTCCGATATCCCCACTACATAATCGGGAGTGGTATGGAGTAGCGCATTCTGTGGCATAAAGGGCATTTCTGCTGTTAAGGGATCTTGTATGATAATCGTACCGCCGGTTTTTTCGATTGCACGTAATCCTTCGGTACCATCAGCATTGGCACCAGACAGCAAAACGGCAGTAAGTCCTTTGCCGTACACCTCTGCAGCAGATTCGAAGGAGACATCGATGCTGGGGCGGCTGTAATTGATTTTTTCGGAAGCATCGAGAGAAAGCAGCTCTTCTCTTTCGAACAACAGATGGTATCCTGAAGGGGCGACATATATAGCTCCTTTTTCCAGGGGTGTTTTGTCCTCCACTTCATTCACCGGAAAACTGGTTTTGAGGGCGAAAAGCTCTTCCAGTGTAGTATCTTCTGCATTTTTACGATGCAATACAATAACAATTGTAAAAGTAGGAAAAGCCGTGAGTCGTGGCAGCAGTTCCATCAGGACTTTAAGACTTCCTGCCGAACCACCGATTATCAAAACTTTACATCCGGAAATTAGGCCATCTTTTTCCATATCTTTTCTTTATTCAATTGCTTAAAACGATGTTGTATGGAAGAAAACTTTATCGTTTCCTTGGTTCCAAGCGCCAGATACCCCAGTTTGGCCAGGCTATCATCAAAAAGTTCTAAGGCGTGTTCCTGTAAATCCTTATCAAAATAGATCAGGACGTTCCGGCATAAAATCAGGTCAAA
The Flavobacterium kingsejongi genome window above contains:
- a CDS encoding helix-turn-helix domain-containing protein; the encoded protein is MIRQVYQNIQEKRLEKNFTQEYMADQLSISQTHYSKIERGIKNITLERFIKIGEILEVDPKDLFDPLSFD
- a CDS encoding MepB family protein; its protein translation is MNTPGIPALLAEIYERIFRPMGFGMEDLESHTESLAYDACSFTVHKVPVVFRKAKITPTKIGQFVTLWKRSTAGPIAPYAITDAAALFIIATKTEHRLGIFLFPKAVLARQGVVTTGTKEGKRALRVYPPWDSVTSKQAQKTQQWQLDYFVEIPAVNTIDLERIQELFQDLM
- a CDS encoding DUF4421 family protein, with the protein product MTRSVYLSIVFLCFILTGQVSKAQEVDSTYIGFYDQKLSATLYIERNYLTLTSDEGEKSTSYRPNTPTKIGAGFSINNTAFNFAYGYGLNFLLDKDMGKTKSFDFQLHHYGRKFIFDVFIQRYRGFYVEGENQQITLYPDLKARQYGLHGQYVFNGKKFSHKAAFNQNERQKHSAGSFTLGGGMYMNRIESGENVLRSEKVELDNFQFGISGGYAYTWAIGQHWFLSGSGTIGANFSHERTDEGRKWQAYPTSFFRFAFGYNHEKWALALNYHNNSVYPSLGKDSAIELSSGTLMLAFTKRFDTMPFFSPKQK
- a CDS encoding chemotaxis protein CheB, translated to MEKDGLISGCKVLIIGGSAGSLKVLMELLPRLTAFPTFTIVIVLHRKNAEDTTLEELFALKTSFPVNEVEDKTPLEKGAIYVAPSGYHLLFEREELLSLDASEKINYSRPSIDVSFESAAEVYGKGLTAVLLSGANADGTEGLRAIEKTGGTIIIQDPLTAEMPFMPQNALLHTTPDYVVGISELCDLINHINSY